The Mycobacterium seoulense genome has a window encoding:
- a CDS encoding acyl-CoA dehydrogenase family protein: MDVRLTAEQQQLRDAAAKLADDLGPSAVQDLDDKGRIARLDKQIAATGFRTLRSDGASGVELAIVAEEFGRRLVDTPFLGPALADDLTRHVGADGAGATVAVDGRAIDARGARRALSLSDGKVLAAEVQGPIDGADLTRADAKIAGAPVALGEVPDDIAARWRALALVATTADLVGIARGAHAVACDYAKIREQYGKQIGTYQAIAHLLAESLALIEGSISVSRHAAWAVDELAPAEAIRAAQIAKVYCARAARTVCETAIQVHGGIGNTWDCLVHVYLRRALTSTELWPVALKEIDLGLS; encoded by the coding sequence ATGGATGTACGTCTGACAGCTGAACAACAACAGTTGCGCGACGCCGCCGCCAAGCTGGCCGACGACCTCGGGCCCTCGGCCGTCCAAGACCTCGACGACAAGGGCCGGATCGCGCGCCTGGACAAGCAAATTGCGGCGACGGGCTTCAGAACGCTGCGCTCCGACGGGGCATCGGGTGTCGAACTGGCCATCGTCGCAGAGGAATTCGGACGCCGACTGGTCGACACCCCATTTCTCGGTCCGGCGCTCGCCGACGACCTGACCCGCCACGTCGGAGCCGACGGTGCGGGCGCGACGGTGGCGGTCGATGGCCGCGCCATCGACGCGCGCGGCGCTCGGCGGGCCCTGAGCCTTTCCGATGGCAAGGTGTTGGCCGCCGAGGTGCAGGGCCCGATCGATGGCGCGGATTTGACCCGAGCGGATGCGAAAATCGCGGGAGCGCCGGTGGCGCTGGGCGAGGTGCCCGACGACATCGCGGCGCGGTGGCGGGCGCTCGCGCTGGTCGCGACGACGGCGGACTTGGTGGGGATCGCGCGGGGCGCGCACGCCGTCGCCTGCGACTACGCCAAGATCCGCGAACAATACGGCAAGCAGATCGGTACCTATCAAGCCATCGCCCACCTGCTGGCCGAAAGCCTTGCGCTGATTGAAGGTTCGATCAGCGTGTCGCGCCATGCCGCGTGGGCGGTCGACGAGCTGGCCCCCGCTGAGGCCATCCGCGCCGCGCAGATCGCGAAGGTCTACTGCGCGCGCGCCGCCCGAACCGTCTGCGAAACGGCCATCCAGGTGCACGGCGGAATCGGCAACACCTGGGACTGCTTGGTACACGTCTACCTGCGCCGCGCCCTGACCTCGACCGAGCTGTGGCCCGTCGCGTTGAAGGAGATCGATCTTGGACTTTCGTGA
- a CDS encoding class I adenylate-forming enzyme family protein has translation MTEPAAVVFEERRFSLPQLDALADGWAATLAKDGVAAGQRVAVMSSNRPEFVAALLAIWRLAATAVLISPAWKSAEVDHALALTEPAHAVGDHPVLAGAMPMLHLDEPIAPGEPTAAAPPARSDAVLVFSSGTTGLPKAVRHTHAALAEAVRQWRDALRLTPRDRIQIATPPSHILGLLNILTALRTGACVRLHPRFDVDQILHHIESDRITVEMAVAPIALALASHPTLESYDLSSLRYIMWGATPVSADIAETVTRRTGVGWVPAYGTTELPVIACNPVEGARLDTVGRPVRGVDLRVVSMETGEPACPGEVGEIQARSSSLMAGYLPAAATAEVIHDGWYRTGDVGWLDRDGWLRITDRLKEMIKVRGFQVAPAEIETVLHGHPAVKDCAVFGVPDGINGEAVVAAVATCAPVDAGELTARVDQRLASYKRVSRVVFVPDIPRLPSGKVLRRVLKERYGCTSDS, from the coding sequence GTGACCGAGCCGGCTGCGGTCGTGTTCGAGGAACGGCGTTTCAGCCTGCCTCAGCTCGACGCGCTCGCCGACGGCTGGGCCGCAACCCTGGCCAAGGACGGTGTCGCCGCTGGTCAGCGCGTCGCCGTCATGTCGTCCAACCGACCGGAGTTCGTCGCCGCCCTGCTCGCGATCTGGCGGCTGGCCGCCACGGCCGTGCTGATCAGCCCGGCATGGAAGAGTGCCGAAGTCGACCACGCCCTCGCCCTGACCGAACCGGCCCACGCCGTCGGGGACCACCCGGTGCTGGCCGGCGCGATGCCCATGCTGCACCTCGACGAGCCGATCGCGCCCGGGGAGCCGACGGCCGCGGCGCCGCCAGCACGATCGGACGCCGTGCTGGTGTTCAGCTCCGGCACCACCGGGCTGCCGAAGGCCGTCCGGCACACCCACGCGGCGCTGGCGGAGGCGGTGCGGCAGTGGCGAGACGCGCTGCGGCTGACGCCGCGCGACCGGATTCAGATCGCCACCCCGCCCTCGCACATCCTCGGCCTGCTCAACATTCTCACCGCGCTGCGCACCGGCGCCTGCGTGCGTCTGCATCCCCGGTTCGACGTCGACCAGATCCTGCATCACATCGAAAGCGACCGCATCACAGTGGAAATGGCGGTTGCGCCCATCGCGCTGGCCCTCGCCTCTCACCCCACGCTGGAGTCCTATGACCTGTCTTCGCTGCGCTACATCATGTGGGGGGCCACGCCGGTGAGCGCCGACATCGCGGAGACGGTGACACGGCGCACCGGCGTCGGTTGGGTCCCGGCTTACGGGACCACGGAACTGCCTGTCATCGCCTGCAATCCGGTCGAGGGCGCCCGGCTGGACACCGTCGGGCGCCCGGTGCGGGGTGTCGACCTGAGGGTGGTCTCGATGGAGACGGGCGAGCCGGCTTGCCCGGGGGAGGTCGGCGAGATCCAGGCCCGCTCTTCGTCGCTGATGGCCGGCTACCTGCCGGCCGCGGCGACAGCTGAGGTGATTCACGACGGCTGGTACCGGACCGGCGACGTCGGCTGGCTCGACCGCGACGGCTGGCTGAGGATCACCGACCGCCTCAAGGAGATGATCAAAGTGCGCGGTTTCCAGGTCGCGCCCGCCGAAATCGAGACGGTGCTGCACGGCCACCCGGCCGTCAAAGACTGTGCGGTGTTCGGCGTGCCCGACGGAATCAACGGGGAGGCGGTGGTCGCCGCGGTGGCGACATGCGCCCCCGTGGATGCCGGCGAGCTCACCGCCCGAGTCGATCAGCGGCTGGCTTCTTACAAACGCGTGAGCCGGGTCGTGTTCGTGCCCGACATTCCCCGCCTGCCCTCGGGCAAGGTGCTGCGCCGAGTCCTGAAGGAGCGCTATGGATGTACGTCTGACAGCTGA
- a CDS encoding 2Fe-2S iron-sulfur cluster-binding protein: protein MSVARSIEETPRVTNPSNGSGAGTVTIHMDRKKVSVPLVPGETLLQSARRAGLEPPFSCEAGNCGTCMAKLEEGHATMRVNDALDDDEVAEGYILTCQGVPDTDSVTVRYE, encoded by the coding sequence GTGTCAGTCGCCCGAAGCATCGAGGAGACCCCACGGGTGACAAATCCGTCAAACGGCTCCGGCGCGGGCACGGTGACCATCCACATGGACCGCAAGAAGGTTTCGGTGCCGCTGGTCCCCGGCGAGACGCTCTTGCAGAGCGCGCGGCGGGCCGGCCTGGAGCCGCCGTTCAGTTGCGAGGCGGGTAACTGCGGCACGTGCATGGCCAAGCTCGAAGAAGGCCATGCGACCATGCGCGTCAACGATGCCCTCGACGATGACGAGGTCGCCGAGGGCTACATTCTGACGTGCCAGGGCGTGCCGGACACCGATTCGGTCACGGTGCGCTACGAGTAG
- a CDS encoding DUF4286 family protein, producing the protein MAKGIMFVESRPSSPDREQEYNTWYDEVHIPELLALDGIVAARRLRPIDGQGPYVAIYELEGDDLQAILDNMIANAGQLNMSDALQLDPAPIPRLFETTTERVG; encoded by the coding sequence ATGGCCAAGGGAATCATGTTCGTCGAAAGCCGGCCCAGTTCGCCCGATCGCGAACAGGAGTACAACACCTGGTACGACGAAGTACACATACCCGAACTGCTGGCGCTAGACGGCATTGTCGCGGCACGCCGGCTGCGCCCGATTGACGGGCAGGGTCCCTATGTGGCCATCTACGAACTCGAAGGCGATGATCTGCAGGCCATCTTGGACAACATGATCGCCAACGCCGGACAACTGAACATGTCCGACGCCCTGCAGTTGGATCCCGCACCCATTCCGCGGCTGTTCGAGACGACCACCGAGCGCGTCGGCTAA